Proteins encoded in a region of the Pseudomonas syringae KCTC 12500 genome:
- a CDS encoding carbohydrate ABC transporter permease yields MNLRPLKKLLLRLAFWGLVGVVLLYAIFPFYYAVLTSLKPSSALFEVSYWITEADFSNYAAVLSQASFLQAIANSLVVALSVVVLALFLGLTASYALGRVKFRGRGTVLMMVLGVSMFPQVAVLSGLFEVIRALGLYNTSWALILSYTIFTLPFTVWVLTTFMGQLPHELEEAAIMDGASPWVTLTRVLLPLLWPALVTTGLLAFIAAWNEFLFALTFTLTDAQRTVPVAIALISGGSSHELPWGLLMAASVLVTVPLVILVLIFQRRIVSGLTAGALKG; encoded by the coding sequence ATGAACCTGCGCCCACTGAAGAAATTGCTGCTGCGTCTGGCCTTCTGGGGCCTGGTCGGGGTCGTGCTGCTGTACGCGATCTTCCCTTTCTATTACGCCGTCCTGACCTCGCTGAAACCGTCCAGCGCCTTGTTTGAAGTGAGCTACTGGATCACCGAAGCCGACTTCTCCAATTACGCAGCGGTCCTCAGCCAGGCTTCATTCCTGCAGGCCATCGCCAACTCACTGGTGGTTGCGCTGAGTGTGGTGGTGCTGGCGCTGTTCCTCGGCCTGACGGCGTCCTATGCCTTGGGCAGGGTCAAGTTCCGAGGCCGCGGCACGGTGCTGATGATGGTGCTCGGGGTCTCGATGTTTCCTCAGGTCGCGGTGCTGTCGGGACTGTTTGAAGTGATCCGCGCACTGGGTCTGTACAACACCTCATGGGCGCTGATCCTGAGCTACACGATTTTTACCCTGCCCTTCACCGTCTGGGTGCTGACCACGTTCATGGGGCAACTGCCACATGAACTGGAAGAAGCGGCAATCATGGATGGCGCATCGCCCTGGGTCACGCTGACCCGCGTGTTGTTGCCGTTGCTGTGGCCCGCACTGGTCACGACCGGCCTGCTGGCGTTCATTGCCGCGTGGAACGAGTTCCTGTTTGCCCTGACCTTCACCCTGACAGACGCGCAACGAACGGTCCCGGTCGCCATCGCCCTGATCTCGGGTGGCAGCTCCCACGAATTGCCCTGGGGTCTGTTGATGGCGGCGTCGGTGCTGGTGACCGTGCCACTGGTGATTCTGGTGCTGATCTTCCAGCGCCGCATCGTTTCCGGCCTCACTGCCGGCGCGTTGAAAGGTTGA
- a CDS encoding carbohydrate ABC transporter permease — protein MPVSSTDYPGDDELVTRETPVQRRRLRAAWLFLTPMLVCLVLVAAWPLLRTFWFSLTDADLSDTGSGSFVGLSNYLLFDGVIWSGVLVDPQWWNAVRNTLHFTVVSVGLEMVLGLMVALLLNVKFTGRALVRALILIPWAIPTIVSAKIWSWMLNDQFGIINHMMLGLGLIDAPLAWTADADLSMWAVIIVDVWKTVPFVTLLMLAALQMLPSDCYEAARVDGIHPVRVFWRVTLPLLMPALLVAAIFRILDSLRVFDVIYVLTSNSSSTMSMSVYARQHLVEFQDVGYGSAASTLLFLVVAVIAMLYLYLGRRQLEVRS, from the coding sequence ATGCCTGTCTCTTCTACCGACTACCCCGGAGACGACGAACTCGTCACCCGGGAAACGCCCGTACAACGTCGCAGGCTACGCGCCGCCTGGCTGTTTCTGACGCCGATGCTGGTGTGCCTGGTGCTGGTGGCGGCCTGGCCGTTGCTGCGCACATTCTGGTTCAGCCTGACCGACGCCGATCTGTCGGATACCGGCAGTGGCTCATTCGTGGGCCTGAGCAATTATCTGCTCTTCGACGGCGTCATCTGGTCTGGCGTTCTGGTCGATCCGCAATGGTGGAACGCGGTGCGCAACACCCTGCATTTCACCGTGGTGTCGGTCGGGCTGGAAATGGTTCTGGGACTGATGGTGGCGTTGCTGTTGAACGTCAAGTTCACCGGCCGCGCGCTGGTCCGTGCGTTGATTCTGATCCCGTGGGCGATTCCGACCATCGTCTCGGCGAAGATCTGGTCGTGGATGCTCAATGACCAGTTCGGCATCATCAACCACATGATGCTGGGCCTGGGCCTGATCGACGCGCCGCTGGCCTGGACCGCAGATGCGGACCTGTCGATGTGGGCAGTGATCATCGTCGACGTCTGGAAGACCGTGCCCTTTGTCACCCTGCTGATGCTCGCGGCACTGCAGATGCTGCCAAGCGATTGTTACGAAGCCGCCCGGGTCGACGGCATTCATCCCGTGCGGGTGTTCTGGCGTGTCACCTTGCCGTTGCTGATGCCCGCCTTGTTGGTCGCCGCAATCTTTCGCATCCTCGACTCGTTGCGGGTCTTCGACGTCATCTACGTACTGACCTCCAACTCTTCGAGCACCATGAGCATGTCGGTCTATGCCCGCCAGCATCTGGTGGAGTTCCAGGACGTCGGCTACGGCAGCGCCGCCTCCACCCTGCTGTTTCTGGTCGTGGCCGTGATTGCCATGCTTTACCTGTACCTCGGACGCCGCCAGCTGGAGGTGCGCTCATGA
- a CDS encoding ABC transporter substrate-binding protein, with protein MKQLKSLLPAALLTLSAGFSALSNAADLTISCGAVGAELQLCKEAVDSWSKQTGNNVQVVSTPNSATERLSFYQQILSAQSTDIDIIQIDMVWPGMLAKHLTDLRELLPATATQGYFQAQVDNATVDGRLVSMPWFTDSGLLYYRKDLLDKYQQQVPQTWEDMTATAKKVQKAERDAGNATMWGYVFQGRAYEGLTCNALEWISSQPDGGLVNPRGDIVVNSQASRVALTLAKSWVGDISPPGVLNYTEEEGRGVFQSGNALFMRNWPYVWALVQSKDSAIKDKVGVAPLPSGGANGTHASTLGGWGLAVSRYSRNPKLAAELVAYLTSAQQQKQRALAGAYNPVIESLYADPELLAAMPYYPQLHSILSNGVMRPAAITANGYPRVSNAFFDRVHSVLAGDIPVDQALVELERELTRIKRRNW; from the coding sequence ATGAAACAGCTGAAATCTCTTCTTCCCGCCGCGCTGCTCACCCTGTCTGCCGGTTTTTCTGCGCTGTCGAACGCAGCCGATCTGACGATCTCGTGCGGGGCCGTCGGCGCTGAATTGCAACTGTGCAAGGAGGCAGTCGATAGCTGGTCAAAACAGACCGGCAACAACGTTCAGGTGGTATCCACGCCTAACTCTGCGACCGAGCGCCTGTCGTTCTACCAGCAGATCCTCAGTGCCCAGTCCACCGACATCGACATCATTCAAATCGACATGGTGTGGCCGGGAATGCTCGCCAAACACCTGACGGACCTGCGCGAACTGCTTCCGGCGACTGCGACACAAGGCTATTTCCAGGCCCAGGTGGACAACGCCACCGTCGACGGCCGACTGGTGTCGATGCCTTGGTTTACCGATTCGGGGCTGCTGTACTACCGCAAGGATCTGCTCGACAAGTACCAACAGCAGGTCCCCCAAACCTGGGAGGACATGACCGCTACCGCCAAAAAAGTGCAAAAGGCCGAGCGCGATGCGGGGAACGCCACTATGTGGGGCTACGTATTCCAAGGGCGCGCCTATGAAGGCCTGACGTGCAACGCCCTGGAATGGATCAGCAGCCAGCCGGACGGCGGACTGGTCAACCCGCGCGGAGACATCGTGGTCAACAGCCAGGCCTCAAGAGTCGCGCTGACCCTGGCCAAAAGCTGGGTCGGCGACATCTCCCCGCCCGGCGTCCTCAATTACACCGAGGAAGAAGGCCGCGGCGTGTTCCAGTCGGGCAATGCGCTGTTCATGCGCAACTGGCCTTATGTCTGGGCCTTGGTGCAAAGCAAGGACAGCGCGATAAAAGACAAGGTCGGCGTCGCGCCCCTGCCCAGTGGCGGCGCGAACGGCACCCACGCTTCAACGCTCGGCGGCTGGGGACTGGCGGTTTCGCGCTACAGCCGCAACCCCAAGCTTGCGGCAGAACTGGTTGCCTACCTGACCAGCGCCCAACAGCAAAAACAGCGTGCCCTGGCAGGTGCCTACAACCCGGTCATCGAGTCCCTGTATGCCGACCCCGAGTTGCTCGCGGCGATGCCTTACTACCCGCAGTTGCACAGCATCCTCAGCAACGGGGTCATGCGCCCCGCCGCCATCACGGCCAACGGCTACCCACGCGTCTCCAACGCATTCTTCGATCGGGTGCATAGCGTGCTGGCGGGCGATATTCCGGTCGATCAGGCACTGGTCGAACTGGAACGCGAACTGACCCGCATCAAACGCCGGAACTGGTAA